Genomic DNA from Mesorhizobium sp. 131-2-1:
ACCGCGCCCATGAAGCTCATGTCGGCGGCCCGCGCCCGCTTCAGCACCTGCGGCCGCACATCCTTGCAATGGACATGGACGACGCGGCCGATATGCCGGCGCAGCAGGCTTTCGGGATCGCCGCCAGAGAAGGCGCAATGGCCGGTGTCATAAAGCAGACCGACGGCCTCGCCCGACCCCGCCATCAGCCGGCCGATCTCCTCGTCCGTCTCGATGATGGTGCCCATGTGGTGATGGAACGCCATACGCACGCCGAAATCGGCGAAGCGTTCGGCAAGCCGGGTGATCTTGGCGCCATAGGCCTTCCATTCGTCACCGGCCAATTTCGGGCGCTGCGAGATCGGGTCATGGATGGCGCCGTGGCGACCGCGCGAAGTGTCGGCATAGACGACGTGTTTGGCGCCGAGGTCGCGCAAGAGCGTCAGGTGCGGCAGGATCGCGTCGAATTCTTCCTCGACCGCCTTTTCGCAGATACGGCCATCGTACCAGCCTGAGACAAGCGCGAGATTATATGGCTGAAGAGCGGCCGCCAGCGCCTTGCTCTCCCTTGGGAATTTGCCGCCGAGCTCGGTGCCGGCATAGCCGGCCTGGCGGGTCTCGGAGAGACAGGTTTTGAGTGGCGTGTCGCCGCCCAGTTCGGGCACGTCGTCATTCGTCCACGTAATCGGATTGATGCCTATCCTGACAGCCATCCTGGCTCCCGCCGGCGCAGGCTTCCGTGGCGATGGCGCTCCACCCCGCTCGCTGCGGGCGGTGAAAAACGCTCTGCCTACGGCATCCCTGGCGCGCTGTTCCCGTTTTTCTTTCAATTTAAGCGCCAATCTGTATCCATCGCGAGGGCCAGTTCGGGCAGAAGTGAAGGTGCCAGTTTCACTTTCCGTTGAGGTCGGCTAAGTTTGCCCTTCCCTCTTGCCGCGGGGCTTTTCGATGCAGATGTCGAGGCGCAGGCGCCAGGCCTTTCCGATGGAAGCGCTTGCCATCGAGCGGACGGTGGCCGAGCCGATCCAGCGCCAGCTCTACCGGCAGATCGCCGCGATGATCCGCGACAAGCGGCTGGCGCCGGGATCGGAGCTGCCCTCCACCCGCGCGCTGGCCGAAGATCTCGGCCTTGCTCGCAACACCATCGTCGGCGCTTACGACCAGCTGACGACTGAAGGCTATCTCACCAGCCGGCCGGGCGCGCGCGCCATCGTCGTCGACCTGCCGGCCAGTTCGCCAGGCAAGGACAAGCGCAACGCGTCCACGACCGCCATCCGCCACCCGCTGTCGAAGCGCGGCGAGAGCCTGATGCGCCAGCCCTTCCACCACGGCGCGCCCGGGCGCTTCGCCTTCCACCCCGGCATGCCCGACGCGCAGAATTTTCCGTTCGGGGTCTGGGGGCGGCTGCTCGCCCGCCGCGCCACTTTCGGCGCCGACATGCTCTTCGGCACCTATTATGTCACCGGCCTGCCGGCGTTGAAGGAGGCGATCGCGAGCTATCTGGTGTCGGCACGCGGCGTGCGCTGCTCGCCGGAGCAGATCGTGGTGACGACCGGCGCCCAGGCCGCCTTCGACCTGCTGGCCCGCCTGCTGCTCGACCCCGGCGACGTGGTGTGGCTGGAGGAGCCAGGCTATTACGCCGCCAGGGCGACCTTCACCGTGGCCGGCGCCAACATCCTGCCGCTGGCCGTCGACCGCGACGGCTGGCAGATGAACCCGCCCGAGATCGCGCCGCGGCTGATCTATGTGACGCCGGCCTGCCAGCATCCGCTCGGGATCACCATGCGCATGGACCAGCGGCTGCGCCTGTTCGAGATCGCCGAGCGCCACAATTCCTGGATCATCGAGGACGATTTCGACGGCGAGTACCGCTTCCAGGGACGGCCGGTGCCGGCGATCCAGAGCATGGATTACGCCGACCGCGTCATCTATGTCGGTACCTTCGCCAAGCTCTTGTTCCCGGCTCTCAGGCTGGGCTTCATGGTCCTGCCGCCGGCCCTATGCGAGGGCATTCCGCATGCGCTGAGCACCACCGGCCAGTTCGCGCCGCTGGTGCTGCAGGCGGCGCTGGCCGACTTCATCGACGAAGGCCATATGAGCCGGCACCTGAAGCGCATGCGCCGCATCTATGCCGAGCGGCGCAAGCTGTTCCACGACCTCTTCGCCTTAGAACTCCCCGCCGACGTGACGCTGTCGCCGGCCGAAGCCGGCATCCAGGTGGTCGCGCATCTGCCGCAGCGTTGCGACGACAGCGCCGTCGTCGAGGCAGCCGACAGGCTCGGCGTCAATGCCTCGCCGCTGTCGAAATACTACTGGTCGACCCCCGGCAACGGCCTGGTGCTTGGCTACGCCGCCTGCAACAAGGCGCAGACGGAGGTAGGGATACGAAGGTTGCGGCAGGCAATTGAGCGGGTGCGGGCACAGGGCTGACGCTTGGCTGCAAACGGCAGCATGGATCGAGCGCGCGATGCCGCCATGACGGCACGCAGTCAAATGTGAGCGGCTAGACGATGTCAAAATCAGCGGCGGAGACCATGGCGCACATCCGCACTTCAATGTCTACTTAGCCAAGTCGCAGCACGTCCGCCCCGCGGTGGATGGTCGTGATCGTATGGCTTGCGGTGCTGATCATGGCTCTGGCCACGATCGGGTTCTTCGCGCAGCGAAAAGCAGTTCGTGGAGCCCGTTCCATGGGCTATAATGTGCGAAGCATTGAGGTACCGGGATGCCGGGCTCGCTCGTATCGGTCGTCCCTATGAATGTCTCTTGC
This window encodes:
- the mocR gene encoding rhizopine catabolism transcriptional regulator MocR, with translation MQMSRRRRQAFPMEALAIERTVAEPIQRQLYRQIAAMIRDKRLAPGSELPSTRALAEDLGLARNTIVGAYDQLTTEGYLTSRPGARAIVVDLPASSPGKDKRNASTTAIRHPLSKRGESLMRQPFHHGAPGRFAFHPGMPDAQNFPFGVWGRLLARRATFGADMLFGTYYVTGLPALKEAIASYLVSARGVRCSPEQIVVTTGAQAAFDLLARLLLDPGDVVWLEEPGYYAARATFTVAGANILPLAVDRDGWQMNPPEIAPRLIYVTPACQHPLGITMRMDQRLRLFEIAERHNSWIIEDDFDGEYRFQGRPVPAIQSMDYADRVIYVGTFAKLLFPALRLGFMVLPPALCEGIPHALSTTGQFAPLVLQAALADFIDEGHMSRHLKRMRRIYAERRKLFHDLFALELPADVTLSPAEAGIQVVAHLPQRCDDSAVVEAADRLGVNASPLSKYYWSTPGNGLVLGYAACNKAQTEVGIRRLRQAIERVRAQG
- the iolE gene encoding myo-inosose-2 dehydratase, giving the protein MAVRIGINPITWTNDDVPELGGDTPLKTCLSETRQAGYAGTELGGKFPRESKALAAALQPYNLALVSGWYDGRICEKAVEEEFDAILPHLTLLRDLGAKHVVYADTSRGRHGAIHDPISQRPKLAGDEWKAYGAKITRLAERFADFGVRMAFHHHMGTIIETDEEIGRLMAGSGEAVGLLYDTGHCAFSGGDPESLLRRHIGRVVHVHCKDVRPQVLKRARAADMSFMGAVMEGIFTVPGDGAIDYATLLNVLADHGYAGWLVVEAEQDPARAHPLTYATMGYRNLRDLARGAGLKVDERKD